In Methanosphaera sp. ISO3-F5, a genomic segment contains:
- a CDS encoding DUF2997 domain-containing protein translates to MSKKLIIKIKKDGTIESETKGIKGKKCENYIPLIEKLTDSKVINKEYTQEYYENTDEIHNQAFKKITN, encoded by the coding sequence ATGTCTAAAAAACTTATAATTAAAATAAAAAAAGATGGTACTATCGAATCTGAAACTAAGGGTATAAAAGGAAAAAAATGTGAAAATTATATTCCATTAATAGAAAAATTAACAGATTCTAAAGTTATAAATAAAGAGTATACGCAAGAATATTATGAAAATACCGATGAAATACATAATCAAGCATTTAAAAAAATAACTAATTAG
- a CDS encoding Ig-like domain-containing protein translates to MLNQNMKRIILFITLLFLLIGTVTATQNNSHTDNKHLSTAQTITHKDTNITPVSNKIIQKENTIQDTKTESKTTKTPTKITIKKIKTIEYSDQALITGSYKTINGKPLKNTVITLNINGKKYKTKTYSSGNYFYKYKANKVGTNTIIATSSGNNEYKAATTKTTFKVTKKGTRIRLNNINSTEYKDYAIITGKFVDNKGKPLSSATIKLKINNIKYAAKTDSDGVYTFKYKTSKVGTNTITAYFSGNTYYKYNTTKKTFKVTKKALIIDVSGYTDDYTAYKYISGDIHGYDFYNPGVLPITININGKKYNTKTDKNGIFNYRYKVDKIGLNNITVSYSGNSVYRSTSSKTSFYITPVDTRISLTPVYYHETVNGYRIMRGEFTDDYGNPLKNSQLTVNHDGKISKIRTDNNGKFSYKYKGKEYYTDSLTVSFAGNEKYTGTTTTTSGYTFETELRLDKIYGDQILGEDVTISGYIKDTDRGYTAYQTPLTITLNGKSFTIKTSRDYSKDAYYKYTFKANKVGLNTLTISFKGDRHFTKAVNKTTFYVSKKPTYISVTDTSKANKKYTKIKGVVFDYKGNMMKNVPLTLQIDGKKYTTKTNNKGRYTYLFKNNNFKKHSMTVIFDGNSKYAGSTERVIFKTREKEGEIEVETPLSKVTDTVIYFGTTDTEYFGTDRILSWYQVSDGSYPAGVYAMQYGRIDMVGAGMTNQITSVKFYFKNKNNNKIITRTGYNTYEDNNELYSTDLINGYTPYKVVVKFRQKTPQEIRQNIPK, encoded by the coding sequence ATGTTAAATCAAAATATGAAACGAATAATATTATTCATTACACTTTTATTCTTACTAATAGGAACAGTCACTGCAACACAAAACAATTCCCACACAGATAACAAACATTTATCCACCGCCCAGACGATAACACATAAAGACACCAATATCACACCAGTATCCAATAAAATAATTCAAAAAGAAAACACAATACAAGATACTAAAACAGAATCAAAGACAACAAAAACCCCTACAAAGATAACAATCAAAAAAATAAAAACAATAGAATACTCAGATCAAGCCTTGATAACAGGAAGCTACAAAACAATCAATGGAAAACCATTAAAAAACACAGTGATAACACTAAACATTAATGGCAAAAAATATAAGACAAAAACATACAGTTCAGGAAACTACTTCTACAAATACAAAGCAAACAAAGTAGGAACAAACACGATAATAGCAACATCCAGCGGAAACAATGAATACAAAGCAGCAACCACAAAAACAACATTTAAAGTAACTAAAAAAGGAACACGAATAAGATTGAATAACATTAATAGTACAGAATATAAGGATTATGCTATAATAACAGGAAAATTTGTTGATAATAAAGGAAAACCATTAAGTAGTGCCACTATAAAGTTGAAAATTAACAATATTAAATATGCTGCAAAAACAGATTCTGATGGAGTTTATACTTTTAAATATAAGACAAGCAAAGTTGGAACCAATACTATAACAGCATATTTTAGTGGAAACACTTACTACAAATATAATACCACTAAGAAAACATTTAAAGTAACCAAAAAAGCATTAATAATAGATGTATCAGGATATACTGATGATTATACTGCTTATAAATATATAAGTGGAGATATACATGGTTACGATTTTTATAATCCTGGTGTTCTACCAATAACTATAAACATTAACGGTAAAAAATACAATACAAAAACTGATAAAAATGGAATATTTAATTACCGATATAAAGTAGATAAAATTGGTTTAAACAATATAACTGTATCTTATTCTGGAAATTCAGTATACAGAAGTACAAGTTCTAAAACTTCATTTTATATTACCCCTGTAGATACAAGAATATCACTTACACCCGTATATTATCATGAAACTGTCAATGGTTATCGGATAATGAGAGGAGAGTTTACTGATGATTATGGAAATCCACTGAAAAATAGTCAATTAACTGTGAATCATGATGGGAAAATATCTAAAATACGAACAGATAATAATGGAAAATTTTCCTATAAATATAAAGGAAAAGAATATTATACAGATAGCTTAACAGTGTCTTTTGCTGGAAATGAGAAATACACTGGAACAACAACTACGACAAGTGGATATACATTCGAAACAGAACTACGTTTAGATAAAATCTATGGAGATCAAATCTTGGGTGAAGATGTTACTATTAGCGGATATATAAAAGATACTGATAGAGGTTATACTGCATATCAAACACCACTTACCATAACATTAAATGGTAAATCTTTCACTATAAAAACTAGTAGAGATTATTCCAAAGATGCATATTACAAATATACTTTCAAAGCAAATAAAGTAGGACTTAATACTTTAACAATATCATTTAAGGGAGACCGCCATTTTACTAAAGCCGTGAATAAAACAACATTCTACGTTTCTAAAAAACCTACATACATAAGTGTAACTGACACATCAAAGGCAAATAAAAAGTACACAAAAATAAAAGGAGTAGTGTTTGACTATAAAGGAAATATGATGAAAAATGTGCCTTTAACATTACAAATAGATGGAAAAAAATATACAACTAAAACAAATAACAAGGGCAGGTACACATATCTCTTTAAAAATAATAACTTTAAAAAACATTCAATGACTGTAATATTTGATGGAAATTCAAAATATGCCGGAAGTACTGAAAGAGTCATATTCAAAACACGTGAAAAAGAAGGAGAAATAGAAGTAGAAACCCCACTATCTAAAGTCACAGATACAGTAATATACTTTGGAACAACTGATACAGAATATTTTGGAACAGACAGAATACTCTCCTGGTACCAAGTATCAGATGGTTCTTATCCTGCTGGTGTATATGCTATGCAATATGGAAGAATAGATATGGTCGGTGCAGGCATGACCAACCAAATAACAAGCGTAAAATTCTACTTTAAAAACAAAAATAATAATAAAATAATAACAAGAACAGGATACAATACATATGAAGATAATAACGAACTGTATAGTACAGATCTCATTAATGGATACACACCATACAAAGTAGTTGTAAAATTCAGACAAAAAACACCACAAGAAATACGACAAAATATACCAAAATAA
- a CDS encoding helix-hairpin-helix domain-containing protein, with protein sequence MGVLHLFPWGTLSYDTKGIYSNTLFNGGRIFYEEIIDLSFMKANLVTNGHIRVKTKERSFILFNFSIKRNKEALKAYKEITSLRKNRSNTKNQKDSENKQPNNKLQRQNYQQVNKEKEKIIETKENKMNRDNKMEEERIKLERQRIEEEKRLKKVKEEQKREEKELNKIKQENYNKKLLEKKKKLNEIKIKREKLEREKKAEESIKIKKIREEKKRLEREILEEKKKQEESKKKEQEKIIKEKEEKKKKQIEELEKLAPINLNSANIDLLQKIPGINLDDIETILNLRQCGIYIKSFADLEGKLNLNYFDMKDIKKYVVIEEPKLNVNKINFNEADLIDLVKMGISEEIVANIILDREKNIYINSFDDLKNIYSLSDKNINKIREVSFVSEHLNINSTEELIDRSINEKFYNNNENNKKNISVENKQLNDKIDINKANLEELINIPFIDSVKANHIIQLRYEKKFIKSYNDLKELFSLKNEDINEIRKVTKISKIETGNYKRMLDF encoded by the coding sequence ATGGGTGTTTTACATTTATTTCCTTGGGGTACTTTAAGTTATGATACAAAAGGTATTTATTCAAATACTCTTTTTAATGGTGGCCGAATTTTTTATGAGGAAATTATTGATTTAAGTTTTATGAAAGCTAATCTAGTTACTAATGGACATATTAGAGTAAAAACTAAAGAAAGATCATTCATATTATTTAATTTTTCTATAAAAAGGAACAAAGAAGCATTAAAAGCTTATAAAGAGATTACAAGTTTAAGAAAAAATAGAAGTAATACTAAAAATCAAAAAGATTCAGAAAATAAGCAACCAAATAATAAATTACAAAGACAAAATTATCAACAGGTAAATAAAGAAAAAGAAAAAATAATAGAAACTAAAGAAAATAAAATGAATAGAGATAATAAAATGGAAGAAGAAAGAATAAAATTAGAAAGACAACGTATAGAGGAAGAAAAAAGATTAAAAAAAGTTAAAGAAGAACAAAAACGTGAAGAAAAAGAATTAAATAAAATTAAACAAGAAAATTATAATAAAAAACTTTTAGAAAAGAAAAAAAAATTAAATGAAATTAAAATAAAAAGAGAGAAATTGGAAAGAGAAAAAAAAGCTGAAGAATCAATTAAAATTAAAAAAATTAGAGAAGAAAAGAAAAGATTAGAACGAGAAATATTAGAAGAAAAGAAAAAACAGGAAGAAAGTAAGAAAAAAGAACAGGAAAAAATAATTAAAGAAAAAGAAGAAAAAAAGAAAAAACAAATAGAAGAACTTGAAAAATTAGCCCCTATAAATTTAAATAGTGCTAACATAGATTTATTACAGAAAATTCCTGGAATTAATTTAGATGATATTGAAACAATTTTAAATTTAAGGCAATGTGGTATTTATATTAAATCATTTGCAGATTTAGAGGGTAAATTAAATTTAAATTATTTTGATATGAAAGATATTAAGAAATATGTTGTAATTGAAGAACCTAAATTAAATGTTAATAAAATAAATTTCAATGAAGCAGATTTAATTGATTTAGTTAAAATGGGTATTTCTGAAGAAATAGTGGCTAATATTATATTAGATCGTGAAAAAAATATTTATATTAACTCTTTTGATGATTTAAAAAATATATATTCACTATCTGATAAAAATATTAATAAAATACGTGAAGTTTCTTTTGTTTCTGAACATTTAAATATCAATTCTACAGAGGAACTAATTGATAGAAGTATTAATGAAAAATTTTATAATAATAATGAAAATAACAAGAAGAATATTTCTGTAGAGAATAAACAGTTAAATGATAAAATTGATATTAATAAAGCAAATTTAGAAGAATTAATTAATATTCCTTTTATTGATTCTGTAAAAGCAAATCATATTATTCAATTACGATATGAAAAAAAGTTTATCAAATCTTATAATGACTTAAAAGAATTATTTTCATTAAAAAATGAGGATATTAATGAAATTAGAAAAGTTACAAAAATTTCAAAAATTGAAACTGGTAATTATAAAAGAATGCTGGATTTTTAA
- a CDS encoding ATP-dependent DNA helicase, with translation MAQKPDIKQETAIHYPLEPVLIEAGPGAGKTYVLINRIKYLLETKKVNPESLLIITFTIKAADELKKRLSSKEYNIPSEALSKMFIGTIHSFCNYLLTEYSDKEIYLLENDDVDERKVMFLQKNMDKLGLKGYSYVEKWETSNIIKKYDQFTNFGLKDEELAEYLEKNFEVSKDYKNFVNDYMEKYHTFPKDSVKDNDEYYNSWYFAKFIAIVKSYKGYEKLLKENNLSDFSFLQVYAKELLSKDEEYMAKLLPFKNILIDEFQDIDPIQKDIFEILRKYSDSFTVVGDDDQAIYGFRGSYSDNFEDFAKKNNTIELDINHRSGKNIVDFNECFIKKYRRTDKNLVPEKTFDSNVYYMKSDKDAENINSEAENISLLIKSLKDNNKIKNYSDVGILFRGIQGNGSLKKPIIDLLNKFDEHAIPYNMPDISSLTDQKEVKVMMTLLWYMKKSSSRTYFSKIEREWLNLRIFTELKDCLKLSDETCTILSEIEDKFEENVIEAEYNHENRLYKRGKPKNLKAMYTRYHNEKCTALYNEILNSVPHFELNEKTRTDLKDIGITDEHDLDFFEKLYNYRKNYYETSEDKQDSLLDVYYKLLEISGLLKGRFDEENTVNDRILNNLAIFTQTIFNYTELVDENDLNGLIWFILSNYENYSSYNEKTGMEDEVQLLTVHKAKGLEFPVVILCTLENNNFPYKEITKESIDELSKKERGVPTYPIKPEFFKNKHYNQEEEIELEDLEEKRIFYVACTRAEQLLILSTVYDKEGNKPEFLEELEKDTTLSEISPHDFNKIDKLTTSKDEEKTERIRMSYTSFSAYNKCPRMYNIGYNYQFRLPASKVINDGLAAHTILERMNKETLQGKDIQKEDITRISEKILQNYPDIQEENFNNVIKGIENYWKNYENSEWEIIGSEVPFNIIKEHYDIEGKIDLILKNSKTNDIKIVDYKTTNQQKLKARKKTHEQQLCIYAKALENYLEYNQHNIKYASVYSIYDNYELEIELTKEKIEKINNSLDKTVEHILNKQYDKTNKEKCDECPYYNKLCKHN, from the coding sequence ATGGCACAAAAACCGGATATTAAACAAGAAACTGCAATACATTATCCATTGGAACCTGTATTGATTGAAGCAGGTCCAGGTGCTGGAAAAACATACGTGTTAATTAACAGAATAAAATACTTATTAGAAACTAAGAAAGTAAATCCTGAAAGTCTACTGATTATTACATTCACTATTAAAGCTGCTGATGAATTGAAAAAACGTTTAAGCTCTAAAGAATATAATATCCCTTCAGAAGCATTGAGTAAAATGTTTATCGGCACTATACACAGTTTCTGTAATTATCTGTTAACCGAATATTCCGATAAGGAGATATATCTGTTAGAAAATGATGATGTTGATGAACGTAAAGTCATGTTTTTACAGAAAAACATGGATAAACTTGGTTTAAAAGGGTACAGTTACGTGGAAAAATGGGAAACAAGTAATATAATTAAAAAATATGATCAATTCACTAATTTTGGTCTAAAAGATGAAGAACTAGCCGAATATCTTGAAAAGAATTTTGAAGTATCAAAAGATTATAAAAACTTTGTGAATGATTACATGGAAAAATATCATACATTTCCTAAGGATTCTGTGAAGGATAATGATGAATATTATAATTCATGGTATTTTGCAAAGTTTATTGCTATCGTAAAATCTTATAAAGGATATGAAAAATTATTAAAAGAGAACAATTTATCTGATTTTTCATTTCTACAGGTATATGCAAAGGAACTTTTATCAAAAGATGAGGAGTATATGGCAAAACTTCTACCATTTAAGAATATATTGATTGATGAATTTCAGGATATTGACCCTATTCAGAAGGATATATTTGAAATATTAAGGAAATATTCGGATTCATTTACAGTAGTGGGGGATGATGATCAAGCAATATATGGATTTAGGGGCAGTTACTCTGATAACTTTGAAGATTTTGCTAAAAAGAACAATACTATTGAACTGGATATTAATCATCGTTCCGGTAAAAATATTGTAGATTTTAATGAATGTTTCATTAAAAAGTATCGGAGAACTGATAAAAATCTTGTTCCTGAGAAAACATTTGATTCCAATGTATATTATATGAAAAGTGACAAGGATGCAGAAAATATTAATTCAGAAGCAGAAAATATATCATTACTTATCAAATCGTTAAAAGATAATAATAAAATTAAAAATTATTCCGATGTTGGAATATTATTCAGGGGAATTCAAGGAAATGGAAGTCTAAAAAAACCTATCATAGACTTGTTGAATAAGTTTGATGAGCATGCTATTCCATACAATATGCCTGATATTTCCTCATTAACTGACCAGAAAGAAGTTAAAGTAATGATGACTCTATTATGGTATATGAAGAAATCATCGTCCAGGACATATTTTAGTAAAATAGAAAGAGAATGGTTAAATCTAAGAATATTCACAGAATTAAAGGATTGTCTGAAACTAAGTGATGAAACATGTACAATATTATCTGAAATAGAAGATAAATTCGAAGAAAATGTTATAGAAGCAGAATACAATCATGAAAACAGATTATATAAAAGGGGTAAACCTAAAAATTTAAAGGCTATGTATACAAGATATCATAATGAAAAATGCACAGCCCTATATAATGAAATATTAAATAGTGTTCCACATTTTGAATTAAATGAAAAAACCAGAACCGATTTAAAAGATATTGGCATAACAGATGAACATGATCTAGATTTCTTTGAAAAACTATATAATTATAGGAAAAACTACTATGAAACTAGTGAAGATAAACAAGATTCATTATTAGATGTTTATTATAAACTACTGGAAATATCAGGATTATTAAAAGGCAGATTTGATGAAGAAAACACTGTAAATGATAGAATACTGAATAATCTTGCAATATTCACTCAAACAATATTTAACTATACAGAATTAGTTGATGAAAACGACTTAAACGGATTAATATGGTTTATATTATCAAATTATGAAAACTATTCCAGTTATAATGAAAAAACAGGTATGGAAGATGAAGTACAATTATTAACAGTACATAAAGCAAAAGGATTAGAATTTCCAGTAGTAATACTATGTACATTAGAAAACAATAATTTTCCATACAAAGAAATAACTAAAGAATCAATAGATGAATTATCCAAAAAAGAGCGTGGAGTTCCAACATATCCAATAAAACCAGAATTCTTCAAAAACAAACATTATAATCAAGAAGAAGAAATAGAATTAGAAGATCTTGAAGAAAAACGTATATTCTATGTTGCATGTACACGAGCAGAACAGTTATTAATATTATCCACAGTATACGATAAAGAAGGAAACAAGCCAGAATTCCTGGAAGAATTAGAGAAAGACACAACTTTATCCGAGATATCACCACATGATTTTAATAAGATTGATAAACTAACAACCTCCAAGGATGAAGAAAAAACAGAAAGAATCAGGATGAGCTACACAAGCTTTTCAGCATATAACAAGTGTCCAAGAATGTACAATATAGGCTACAATTACCAGTTTAGACTTCCAGCATCAAAAGTTATAAATGATGGACTAGCAGCCCACACAATACTAGAAAGAATGAATAAAGAAACACTACAAGGAAAAGATATACAAAAAGAAGATATAACCAGAATATCTGAAAAAATACTACAAAACTATCCAGATATTCAAGAAGAAAACTTTAACAATGTAATAAAAGGAATAGAAAACTACTGGAAAAATTATGAAAATAGCGAATGGGAAATAATAGGTTCAGAAGTACCATTCAACATAATAAAAGAACACTATGACATAGAAGGAAAAATAGATTTAATACTAAAAAATTCCAAAACAAACGATATCAAAATAGTGGACTATAAAACAACAAATCAACAAAAACTAAAAGCTAGAAAGAAAACTCATGAACAACAATTATGCATATACGCCAAAGCATTAGAAAACTACCTAGAATACAATCAACACAATATCAAATATGCAAGCGTATACAGTATATATGACAACTATGAATTAGAAATAGAATTAACAAAAGAAAAAATAGAAAAAATAAACAATTCACTAGACAAAACAGTAGAACATATTCTTAACAAACAATATGACAAGACCAATAAAGAAAAATGCGACGAATGCCCATACTATAACAAATTATGTAAACATAATTAA
- a CDS encoding 4Fe-4S single cluster domain-containing protein has product MNIRIYEIINNTKVEGPGNRTCIFVQGCLKHCKYCNSKQTWDITSGKEYEINKLAQHILSNKNIEGVTFSGGEPFLQSKELYQLGKLIKKHNLSIVTFTGFNYNFIKKINDSNWNNLLEITDLLISGEFDINKMVQDKIWIGSSNQEYHFLSNRYKYLENKLNLLENKIEIRLKKDGSIVINGMGDNKKINKLFNFN; this is encoded by the coding sequence ATGAATATAAGAATATATGAAATAATAAATAATACCAAAGTAGAAGGCCCTGGAAATAGAACTTGTATATTTGTGCAAGGTTGTTTAAAGCATTGCAAATATTGTAATTCTAAACAAACTTGGGATATAACTTCCGGAAAAGAATATGAAATTAATAAATTAGCACAACATATTTTATCCAATAAAAATATAGAAGGTGTAACTTTTTCAGGAGGTGAACCATTTCTACAATCTAAAGAATTATATCAGCTAGGTAAATTAATTAAAAAACATAATTTATCTATAGTAACATTTACTGGATTTAATTATAATTTTATAAAGAAAATTAATGATAGTAACTGGAATAATTTATTAGAAATAACAGATTTATTAATATCTGGTGAATTCGATATAAATAAAATGGTACAAGATAAAATTTGGATTGGATCAAGTAATCAAGAATATCATTTTTTAAGTAATCGTTATAAATATTTAGAAAATAAATTGAATTTATTAGAAAATAAAATAGAAATTAGATTAAAAAAGGATGGTTCCATAGTTATTAATGGAATGGGAGATAATAAAAAAATTAACAAGTTATTTAATTTTAATTAG
- a CDS encoding AAA family ATPase — protein MQEFDKELCDLLRARFPFIQITTYEEERLINELSRIVTTPELIHTVRNIFIWKSSEGFKNDKGIIQENTFEKLRALNFIKEFDQPGLFIILDFHIFCERANGGTDFNIIRSLKDLMPHLKQSRDPKNIIFVSPSFTIPDDLKKDVTVMDFKLPTEAEIESVLEEIIKANKKGNLEINLNEKDKESIIKAAVGLTLQEAENAFARAMVNDGKLDADDIDLVLKEKSQVIKKNELLEYVDSDVDINDVGGLENLKKWLIKRDKSWLDSAKDYGLPSPKGVLLTGVPGCGKSLIAKSISSMWHLPLLRFDVSKVFNMYVGNSESNMREAIKTAEAISPCILWIDEIEKGFSGLSNGGDGGTSSRIFGTFLSWMQEKTKPVFVVATANNISGLPSEMMRKGRFDEIFFIDLPTYNERKQIFKVHLQSRLKKPKVIGDFNIDETSLNHLANLTEGFGGAEIEQIIIMGLFDAFAENRSITMNDFENAIKNTVPLSITQAEQIRNIREWADIRAVAATAQEDRLNYKNQFDITSDDSSEPPEDSSDINDSRGGRTLDF, from the coding sequence ATGCAAGAATTTGATAAAGAGTTATGTGATTTATTAAGAGCACGATTTCCTTTTATTCAAATTACCACATATGAAGAAGAACGATTAATAAATGAACTATCACGTATAGTTACTACACCTGAATTAATACATACTGTTAGAAACATTTTTATATGGAAATCTTCAGAAGGTTTTAAAAATGATAAAGGAATCATTCAGGAAAATACTTTTGAAAAATTAAGGGCTTTAAATTTTATTAAAGAATTTGATCAACCAGGACTATTTATTATTTTAGATTTTCATATTTTTTGTGAACGAGCAAATGGAGGTACCGATTTTAATATAATAAGAAGTTTAAAAGATTTAATGCCTCATTTAAAACAAAGTCGTGACCCTAAAAATATCATATTTGTTTCACCATCATTCACAATACCTGATGATTTAAAAAAAGATGTAACAGTAATGGATTTTAAGTTACCTACAGAAGCTGAAATCGAATCAGTTTTAGAAGAAATCATTAAAGCAAATAAAAAAGGAAATCTTGAAATAAATTTAAATGAAAAAGATAAAGAATCTATAATTAAAGCAGCAGTAGGATTAACTCTACAAGAAGCAGAAAATGCATTTGCACGAGCAATGGTGAATGATGGAAAATTGGATGCGGATGATATTGACTTAGTTTTAAAAGAAAAAAGTCAAGTTATTAAAAAGAATGAACTACTAGAATATGTGGATTCGGATGTAGATATTAATGATGTTGGTGGTTTAGAAAATCTGAAAAAATGGTTAATTAAAAGAGATAAATCTTGGCTTGATTCAGCAAAAGATTATGGTTTACCTTCTCCTAAAGGAGTTTTACTTACAGGAGTACCAGGCTGTGGAAAAAGTTTAATTGCAAAATCTATAAGTTCAATGTGGCATTTACCATTGTTACGTTTTGATGTTTCTAAAGTATTTAACATGTATGTGGGTAATAGTGAATCTAATATGAGAGAAGCTATCAAAACTGCAGAAGCTATTTCACCATGTATTTTATGGATTGATGAAATAGAAAAAGGATTCTCTGGTTTAAGTAATGGTGGTGATGGAGGTACTAGTAGTCGTATTTTTGGTACATTCCTTAGTTGGATGCAAGAAAAAACTAAACCAGTTTTTGTAGTTGCTACAGCAAACAATATATCTGGATTACCTTCAGAAATGATGCGTAAAGGAAGATTTGATGAAATATTTTTTATTGATTTACCTACTTATAATGAAAGAAAACAGATATTTAAAGTTCATTTACAATCAAGATTAAAAAAACCTAAAGTTATTGGTGATTTTAATATTGATGAAACTTCCCTTAATCATTTAGCAAATTTAACAGAAGGATTTGGTGGTGCTGAAATAGAACAGATTATTATAATGGGTTTGTTTGATGCATTTGCAGAAAATCGTAGTATTACAATGAATGATTTTGAAAATGCTATTAAAAATACTGTTCCATTAAGTATCACTCAGGCAGAACAAATAAGAAATATTCGAGAATGGGCAGATATAAGAGCTGTTGCTGCAACAGCACAAGAAGATAGGTTAAATTATAAAAATCAGTTTGACATCACATCGGATGATTCTTCAGAACCTCCTGAAGATTCTTCAGATATTAATGATAGTAGGGGTGGAAGAACTCTTGATTTTTAA
- a CDS encoding DUF2997 domain-containing protein, translated as MSKKLIIKIRKDGSIEAETKGIKGKKCEDYIKVIEELTDSKVVNKEHTSEYYENEEKLYNSETKKIIN; from the coding sequence ATGTCTAAAAAATTAATAATTAAAATTAGAAAAGATGGTAGTATAGAAGCTGAAACTAAGGGAATTAAAGGAAAGAAATGTGAAGATTATATTAAAGTAATTGAAGAATTAACTGATTCTAAAGTTGTTAATAAAGAGCATACTTCAGAATACTATGAAAATGAAGAAAAATTATACAACAGTGAAACAAAGAAAATTATTAATTAA
- a CDS encoding ComEA family DNA-binding protein, translating to MSNNNEYYSSEHLNCPICEYPMYSFEKSGFFSGGTHFLCKKCGLELTDKKDNRYYIENAPENTKLNKKYKYKTLHWNDLLQIACGNYTWEEKMEISQLIRIEITDEICPVCYEKYLETFRKEGMLSFNSLICPNCNVRFEISNDHVSFIYSRNNFSILWEFYNKKLYLNQIRDILSKYNQEIYQKRIEYEENNPEDFFTETDLETNELENTEKFIEIDINNASITDLLNIQTLNDEQIMKLIRLKDSGVIFYSYEDLSDRLNLTNDELEYVKNELIINELEDNIFNNETNNGHLDEESEEEDNPYKIDINSADLDELTNIPSINLIKAKKIINLRNENNYIKSYDDLKEKLNLNPEQINQIKKRTIISEVNDDLSGRIIDF from the coding sequence ATGTCCAATAATAACGAATATTATTCTTCAGAACATTTGAACTGCCCTATATGTGAATATCCTATGTATTCTTTTGAGAAAAGTGGTTTTTTTAGTGGAGGCACACATTTTCTCTGTAAAAAGTGTGGACTGGAATTAACTGATAAAAAGGATAATAGATATTACATTGAAAATGCTCCTGAGAATACAAAATTGAATAAAAAATATAAATATAAAACATTACATTGGAATGATTTACTTCAAATTGCATGTGGAAATTATACTTGGGAAGAAAAAATGGAAATATCTCAATTAATAAGAATAGAAATTACTGATGAAATTTGTCCCGTTTGTTATGAAAAATATTTGGAAACTTTTAGAAAAGAGGGGATGTTATCATTTAATTCTTTAATATGTCCTAATTGTAATGTTAGATTTGAAATTTCAAATGATCATGTTTCATTTATATATTCTAGAAATAATTTTTCAATTTTATGGGAATTTTATAATAAAAAATTATATTTAAATCAAATTAGGGATATTTTAAGTAAGTATAATCAAGAAATCTATCAAAAAAGGATTGAATATGAAGAAAATAATCCTGAAGATTTTTTTACAGAAACTGATTTAGAAACAAACGAATTAGAAAATACAGAAAAGTTTATTGAAATTGATATTAATAACGCATCTATAACTGATTTATTAAATATTCAAACATTAAATGATGAGCAAATAATGAAACTTATCCGATTAAAAGATTCAGGAGTAATATTTTACTCTTATGAAGATTTAAGTGATAGATTAAATCTTACTAATGATGAACTAGAATATGTAAAAAATGAATTAATTATAAATGAACTGGAAGATAATATATTCAATAATGAAACAAACAATGGACACTTAGACGAAGAAAGTGAAGAAGAAGATAATCCTTATAAAATTGATATTAATTCTGCTGATTTAGATGAATTAACTAACATTCCTAGTATTAATTTAATTAAAGCAAAAAAAATAATAAATTTACGAAATGAAAACAATTATATTAAGTCTTATGATGACTTAAAAGAAAAATTAAATTTAAATCCTGAACAAATAAATCAAATAAAAAAACGTACAATAATTTCTGAAGTAAATGATGACCTCTCCGGAAGAATTATAGATTTTTAG